One window from the genome of Bufo bufo chromosome 4, aBufBuf1.1, whole genome shotgun sequence encodes:
- the GPR171 gene encoding probable G-protein coupled receptor 171 isoform X2, with translation MTDTTNSTHFTCEVNKDLEPFTYVYWFIFMVGFFGSCFALWAFIWRDNNQKCLSIYLINLLIADFLLTLALPFKIVVDRGSASWKLRIFHCQVTACIIYINMYLSIIFLGFVSMDRCLQTIQSAKLYQIQKQGFAKMLSTVVWALVLSIMLPNMLIPIKDIPERETVGCIDFKTEVGRNWHVLSNFISIAIFLNCSAIILISNCITIKKLYSNKDGEEANNIKAALIKIFLVTAGYIICFLPYHIVRIPYTLSQNDVITDCSIKQVLFHAKESTFLLSVSNLCFDPIVYYCFSNNFRSKVSKTFSLKRQERVVIERETAIETVG, from the coding sequence ATGACAGACACCACCAACAGTACTCATTTCACGTGTGAAGTGAACAAAGACTTGGAACCTTTCACCTATGTTTATTGGTTCATATTTATGGTTGGATTTTTTGGAAGTTGCTTTGCATTGTGGGCATTCATTTGGAGAGACAACAACCAGAAATGTTTAAGTATCTACCTCATTAACCTACTAATAGCCGATTTTCTGCTGACATTGGCCTTACCATTTAAGATAGTCGTAGACAGGGGATCTGCATCTTGGAAATTGAGGATCTTCCACTGTCAGGTAACAGCTTGTATCATTTATATCAATATGTACCTTTCAATTATATTCTTGGGATTTGTCAGTATGGACCGCTGTCTACAGACTATACAGAGCGCTAAACTGTACCAAATACAGAAACAAGGATTTGCTAAAATGTTGTCGACAGTAGTTTGGGCTCTCGTACTGTCCATCATGTTACCAAACATGTTGATACCTATAAAAGACATCCCAGAGAGGGAAACTGTTGGGTGCATTGACTTTAAAACGGAAGTCGGAAGAAATTGGCACGTACTCAGCAACTTCATCAGTATTGCTATATTTCTGAACTGCTCTGCTATTATTTTGATCTCCAATTGCATTACTATTAAGAAACTTTACAGCAATAAGGATGGTGAAGAAGCTAACAACATCAAAGCAGCGTTGATAAAGATCTTTTTGGTAACAGCAGGATATATCATATGTTTCCTTCCATACCACATTGTTCGAATCCCATACACCTTGAGTCAAAATGATGTGATCACAGACTGCAGCATAAAGCAAGTGCTGTTCCATGCAAAGGAGTCAACCTTTTTGCTCTCAGTGTCAAATCTTTGCTTTGACCCTATTGTGTATTACTGCTTTTCAAATAACTTTAGGTCTAAAGTAAGCAAAACGTTCTCCTTAAAGAGACAGGAAAGAGTTGTGATTGAGAGAGAGACTGCTATTGAGACAGTTGGGTAG
- the GPR171 gene encoding probable G-protein coupled receptor 171 isoform X1: MEKMTFLSTQKMLGQLESQSVGHMTEQITHKYSHLAISGFSYSCQQDYFTMTDTTNSTHFTCEVNKDLEPFTYVYWFIFMVGFFGSCFALWAFIWRDNNQKCLSIYLINLLIADFLLTLALPFKIVVDRGSASWKLRIFHCQVTACIIYINMYLSIIFLGFVSMDRCLQTIQSAKLYQIQKQGFAKMLSTVVWALVLSIMLPNMLIPIKDIPERETVGCIDFKTEVGRNWHVLSNFISIAIFLNCSAIILISNCITIKKLYSNKDGEEANNIKAALIKIFLVTAGYIICFLPYHIVRIPYTLSQNDVITDCSIKQVLFHAKESTFLLSVSNLCFDPIVYYCFSNNFRSKVSKTFSLKRQERVVIERETAIETVG, translated from the exons atggagaaaaTGACTTTCCTGTCCACACAGAAGATGCTGGGTCagttggagagtcagagtgttggtcacatgaccgagcagataactcacaaatacagccacc TTGCTATTTCAGGCTTTTCTTACAGTTGTCAACAGGATTATTTCACAATGACAGACACCACCAACAGTACTCATTTCACGTGTGAAGTGAACAAAGACTTGGAACCTTTCACCTATGTTTATTGGTTCATATTTATGGTTGGATTTTTTGGAAGTTGCTTTGCATTGTGGGCATTCATTTGGAGAGACAACAACCAGAAATGTTTAAGTATCTACCTCATTAACCTACTAATAGCCGATTTTCTGCTGACATTGGCCTTACCATTTAAGATAGTCGTAGACAGGGGATCTGCATCTTGGAAATTGAGGATCTTCCACTGTCAGGTAACAGCTTGTATCATTTATATCAATATGTACCTTTCAATTATATTCTTGGGATTTGTCAGTATGGACCGCTGTCTACAGACTATACAGAGCGCTAAACTGTACCAAATACAGAAACAAGGATTTGCTAAAATGTTGTCGACAGTAGTTTGGGCTCTCGTACTGTCCATCATGTTACCAAACATGTTGATACCTATAAAAGACATCCCAGAGAGGGAAACTGTTGGGTGCATTGACTTTAAAACGGAAGTCGGAAGAAATTGGCACGTACTCAGCAACTTCATCAGTATTGCTATATTTCTGAACTGCTCTGCTATTATTTTGATCTCCAATTGCATTACTATTAAGAAACTTTACAGCAATAAGGATGGTGAAGAAGCTAACAACATCAAAGCAGCGTTGATAAAGATCTTTTTGGTAACAGCAGGATATATCATATGTTTCCTTCCATACCACATTGTTCGAATCCCATACACCTTGAGTCAAAATGATGTGATCACAGACTGCAGCATAAAGCAAGTGCTGTTCCATGCAAAGGAGTCAACCTTTTTGCTCTCAGTGTCAAATCTTTGCTTTGACCCTATTGTGTATTACTGCTTTTCAAATAACTTTAGGTCTAAAGTAAGCAAAACGTTCTCCTTAAAGAGACAGGAAAGAGTTGTGATTGAGAGAGAGACTGCTATTGAGACAGTTGGGTAG